One stretch of Zingiber officinale cultivar Zhangliang chromosome 6B, Zo_v1.1, whole genome shotgun sequence DNA includes these proteins:
- the LOC121990455 gene encoding uncharacterized protein LOC121990455, with amino-acid sequence MAASTIASAFFSSPSPRTSNRRPCSKILAMAPKKKVNRLDEKWKKEWYGAGLFVEASEEVPVDVFKKLETKKVLSGVEKAGLLSKAEDLGLTLSSIERLGFLSKAEELGLLSLLERTAGSSPSALASVSLPLFVAAVVAIVIIPDDSAVLVAVQAFIAAALGVGAAGLFVGSLFLGGLQESD; translated from the exons ATGGCGGCGTCCACGATCGCCTCCGCTTTCTTCTCTTCGCCATCTCCCCGAACCTCCAACCGGAGACCTTGCTCGAAGATCCTGGCCATGGCGCCCAAGAAGAAG GTGAACCGGTTAGACGAGAAGTGGAAGAAGGAGTGGTACGGCGCGGGGCTGTTCGTGGAGGCCAGCGAGGAGGTGCCGGTGGACGTGTTCAAGAAGCTGGAGACGAAGAAGGTGCTGTCCGGCGTCGAGAAGGCCGGGCTCCTCTCCAAGGCGGAGGACCTCGGCCTCACCCTCTCCTCCATCGAGCGCCTCGGCTTCCTGTCCAAGGCAGAGGAACTCGGGCTGCTCAGCCTCCTTGAACGCACCGCCGGCTCCTCCCCTTCCGCCCTCGCCTCCGTCTCTCTCCCCCTCTTCGTCGCCGCCGTCGTCGCCATCGTCATCATTCCGGACGACTCCGCCGTGCTCGTGGCCGTGCAGGCCTTCATCGCCGCTGCCCTGGGCGTCGGAGCCGCCGGCCTCTTCGTCGGCTCTCTCTTCCTCGGCGGGCTGCAGGAATCGGATTGA
- the LOC121993274 gene encoding CASP-like protein 5B3, with product MKMVLGSPGTRSGLFLRTGQITFAGVSIAVMLSAFGFANYTAFCYLVASMGLQALWSLGLACLDIYAIKVKRDLHNHLLVSLFVVGDWVTGTLSLAAACSSAGVTVLFVRDTDFCKSFPQLSCGKLQVSTAMAFITWMFVSASALVMSWILTSS from the exons ATGAAGATGGTGCTTGGAAGCCCTGGGACCCGGAGCGGGCTTTTTCTGAGGACTGGCCAGATTACCTTCGCCGGGGTTTCAATCGCCGTCATGCTCTCTGCCTTCGGGTTCGCCAATTACACCGCTTTCTG TTACTTGGTTGCTTCTATGGGACTGCAAGCTCTGTGGAGTTTGGGCCTAGCATGCCTTGACATATATGCAATAAAGGTCAAAAGAGATCTACATAACCATTTGCTAGTGAGCTTGTTCGTAGTAGGTGACTGG GTAACAGGAACTCTGTCCCTGGCAGCAGCATGCTCCTCAGCAGGTGTGACTGTTTTGTTTGTGAGGGACACGGACTTCTGCAAATCATTTCCTCAGCTTTCATGTGGTAAATTACAAGTCTCTACCGCTATGGCTTTTATCACATGGATGTTTGTCTCAGCATCTGCTCTAGTCATGTCGTGGATCCTGACATCTAGCTAG
- the LOC121993277 gene encoding proteasome subunit alpha type-5: MFLTRTEYDRGVNTFSPEGRLFQVEYAIEAIKLGSTAIGLRTKEGVVLAVEKRVTSPLLEPSSVEKIMEIDEHIGCAMSGLIADARTLVEHGRVETQNHRFSYGEAMTVESATQALCDLALQFGEGDEESMSRPFGVSLLIAGYDENGPSLYYTDPSGTFWQCNAKAIGSGSEGADSSLQEQYNKDLTLQEAETIALSILKQVMEEKVTPNNVDIAKVAPTYHLYTPDEVKAVITRL; the protein is encoded by the exons ATGTTCCTCACCAG GACCGAGTACGATCGTGGCGTCAACACTTTCTCCCCGGAGGGGAGGTTGTTCCAGGTCGAGTACGCCATCGAGGCCATCAAG TTGGGCTCTACGGCCATTGGATTGAGGACGAAGGAAGGCGTTGTGCTTGCTGTAGAGAAGCGTGTGACCTCACCCTTACTG GAACCCAGCAGTGTGGAAAAGATTATGGAGATTGACGAGCACATAGGCTGTGCAATGAGTGGATTGATAGCTGATGCACGAACTCTTGTAGAACATGGTCGTGTTGAAACTCAG AATCACAGGTTTTCGTATGGTGAAGCAATGACTGTTGAGTCAGCTACCCAAGCACTATGTGATCTGGCTCTTCAATTTGGTGAAGGAGACGAAGAATCTATG TCACGACCATTTGGAGTATCTCTTCTGATTGCTGGTTATGATGAGAATGGACCTAGCTT GTACTATACTGATCCATCTGGCACATTCTGGCAATGCAATGCAAAAGCAATAGGGTCAGGATCTGAAGGAGCTGATAGTTCTCTTCAAGAACAATACAACAAG GACCTAACCCTTCAGGAAGCTGAAACTATAGCTCTTTCAATCCTGAAACAAGTCATGGAGGAAAAG GTGACCCCTAATAATGTCGACATTGCAAAGGTTGCCCCTACTTACCATCTATACACACCTGATGAGGTCAAAGCTGTCATCACTCGCCTCTGA